The Candidatus Angelobacter sp. genome includes the window CCTTCTTACGAAGAAAGGCGTCCCAATCTGCATTCAGTTTCTCGTATTCATTACAACGACCACAGGCGAGAACGATGTTGCCCAGGTGGTTGCCCCCGTTCGGCACAAGATGGTCATAGCTGGCATCCTCCATTCCAGGCCGAAGCTTATGCCCACAATACGCACATTGATTATTGAAGTGCTTCCACAACTTCTGGAGCGCCGTGCCGGATGGATGCGGGTCTGCCACGGCCCGAAGTGAACGAGCGATAAAGTTCTTGGCCTGCGATGGACTGACTTTTCCTGCCGCCATGATCAGATGGAAACAAGCATTTGGACTACTGTAAAGCGCCGCGCGTGTCTTCGGCTCGCTTCGGCTGTGATTCCATTTCGGTTACGACTATTTCAACAACCACCGGTTGGCCGTCCGGAATGAGTGACCGCTGCTTGCCAGAGAGTGTAGTCAGAAGCGACAACTCGGATCGTTGCATCGCCGTCTCGATACGCCGCAAGGAATGGCCGCGAACCAAAACTTCGTGCATGGCGAAGACCAGCCGGAGTTCCTGCTCCTTGCCCTCGCCCTTGAGTTCGGCGAAAGCAAATTCGTCATGGGGCAGCAGCATGGAATGGTCTGCCGAGATTTCGACGCGAACACCGCGCGCTTGCGGGTCATTCGCCCAACATTCGGGTGATTTTGTGCTCATGTTTTTGTGTGGGTTGATGGTGACGGCGGCGAGCCAACTTCAGCCGGATAAAGTTGTCGGCGGCTCGACGCCCGAAGCGGAGGAGATAGCCGTGCAGCCGATCCCAAAGACGGACCGCGCGGCGCGGAGGGAATCCAGATGCAAATTCCATCGCCAATGGACGATGGCCGGCGCGCGCGACATTCTCGCGGAGCTGCGCCTTGTCCGGCGTGAAAATGCGGATGCCGCGCCGCCCGCGCGAGATGGTCACGTACCATTGTTGCGCGTTGGTCGCAGCCTTGATGGTCGAATCGGAGAACAGTACGTAATCCACCGTCTTGCCTTGTGAACCGTAGGACGTGACGGCGTAGCCAGGCAGGAATTCGCGGAAACTCTTGTCCAAAACGCGACCGTCACTGAGTTCGACACCGCCGTCGGAGCGAACGGACTTCACCGTGACGAGTTCGCCATTCGTGACACGGCCGCCAGACGCGAGCTTGCGATTCGCCTTTAGATGCAGGCGGTCGCCTTCCGCGAGGGCAACGTCGCGCGATTGGCAGACGGTGATATGCGTCAGCATTTTGTTTGAAACGGTGACGAACTTCCCACCGACTTCGACAAGCACCCCCGCTTTCACGATGCCCGCGAGTTTTCCTTTCGCGCCGGGTTCGGCCTGACGAACTTTCTGGTTGAAGACAACGACGGCATCCTTCGGATAAAACCGCTCATCGCGTTTCTGTGCGTTTGTGAGGTCAAGTTTGTCGAGCGCCTGAACAACCGAATCTGCCGCGCCGATCAATCCCTTTGATTTCAGCGCGTCGCGGACGCGCGAGTTGACGCGATGAACCTCTGCCCACGTCTGCGAAACGACAACTGCCGAGGCGTTTTCTTCGGCGAGACGAAGATACTCTTCAGCGAGCTTGTCGGCTTGATCGCCCAAACCGCACGCCACCACCGCGCCCATCTTGTCGAGGCGCTCAAATGACTCGCCCATTTTGCCAGCCGCAGCCAATTCAACCGCTTTCCGATACCGCCTGATTCGGGTTCGTTCATCGTCATCACGACCAAGTGACGGGTCTTGCCGACGAATCGTGTGGAGTTCGACCGGCTTAACGCCGGAGTGTCGCTCGATGGCAAGCAAAGCGTCCGATGCCTCGATTGCTCCATGCTGTCTTGTGTCGCCCGAAAGCAATAACCGCGCGTTTCGCTCGCGCACCAGCCTGATCAACTCCAGCATTTGCCGTCCACCAATCTGGCCCGCCTCGTCCACGACGACGACCGCGTGTTCCGGCAGTTCGCACTTGAGGAGGAAGTTTGCGACCGTTGACGGTGACGGCAGTCCGGTTTTCTCCATGTCCACGACTTGCTGACGTTGCGGCGCGAGGACAACCACGCGCCGACCGGCCTGTTGAACTTGCTCAACCACTTCGCGCAGAACAAAACTTTTGCCTGTGCCCGCACCACCGCGAAAGAGCGAGACGGTATTTGTTGACGACAGCAAGGCGTCGAGAGCCTTGCGTTGCTCATCATCCAATTTCGGATGTACCGGGCGCGGATTCGTCACCAGCGGATGGCAGGCCGCAACGCCTTCCTTCGCCGACTGAACGATTTCCCACTCACGAAGCAGAACGTCACGCAGAGTGACTTCGCCAGGACGCGCTTCGTCCCGGATGTAGCCGCGCCGCCGGGTGAAGTCCGTCAGTTCAGACACCGAGAACGTCTCGCCTCGCGCCCGGCCCAGCGCTTCCTGCCACAACTGGCACTCAAGCACGACGGAGTTTCGGTCGAACAAATGTTCCTCCGCCCATTGTACGGCATCGGCTAAGGACATTCGCTTTTCGTCCGATGGACTTTGCGTGTACTGATTACGCAGGCGGCTGATTGGTTGCCTCTCCTCTCGCGTCAATTGCGATTCCCATAGGGTCAGCAATTCGTCCCGGCTCAAATCCCGTTGCTTTCGTGCCCGCTCTGCCGTTGCCAGCAGCCGGCGCGTGGCCATCACATCACCACTCACAAGTTCTGGTTTTTCAGCCAGCAGCTTCGCGAGTGCATTGTCAATTTCCGCGCGCCGTTTTGAGAACCGCTCACAGAGTTCGTCCGACACTCCTTCGACTTGAAAATCTCCGCGCGCCCGGTTGCGAATCTGGTAGCCAAAACTCCGCAATTCGCGAGCGAGTTCGTGATAATAGGCATTCTCGGCAAACTTCCTGGCGCGCAACAGTTCGTAGTTTTGGAGAGCCTTCCAGCGATTCTCGACCGGATCGAAAGTCGCATTGAAGACAATGCAGTGCGTGTGCAGGTGCGGGTCGAGGGCGCGCGACGTATCGTGCGTGAACAGAGCCGCAGCGAAGTTGCCCGTGAGACGGTCGCTCTGTGCGCCGCCCGTCCGAATACGCGTCGCTGCGAACGCCTCGAATTCCCTTAACGCCGACCTTACAGCTCGCGCATGAGCTTCAAGAATCCGGTCGTCTTTGCCCAGGAAGCCCGCAAGGGAAACCGACTTCGGCGGTGAGAACGTGAAGTCGTAGAATATCCGCCTATTGGCTGCGTTCTCGCCGTCCTCATTCCGCGTGGTGTTCAGCCGCTGGGTCAGCGTTTCGCCTGTGGAGGGATTTTGATTTTCGCACAGTCGCAGGAAATCATCGGCTCGGACTTTGCCGGACAGTCCAAGTCGTTCCGCACCCAGCCCAATCCATTCGCCGGCCACGCGCTGCCCTTCGTTGTAGTAATCGCCAACGCAGAGATGCTCCTCAAAATATTCTCGCGCGTTCTTGAGGTTGTATTGCGTCTTTGCCGTGACTACGAGTGGACACTATCACGACGGGCGGGCCGCTTTGTGTATCACATACATCTCCTCGTCTGAGTCGTAG containing:
- a CDS encoding AAA family ATPase produces the protein MSLADAVQWAEEHLFDRNSVVLECQLWQEALGRARGETFSVSELTDFTRRRGYIRDEARPGEVTLRDVLLREWEIVQSAKEGVAACHPLVTNPRPVHPKLDDEQRKALDALLSSTNTVSLFRGGAGTGKSFVLREVVEQVQQAGRRVVVLAPQRQQVVDMEKTGLPSPSTVANFLLKCELPEHAVVVVDEAGQIGGRQMLELIRLVRERNARLLLSGDTRQHGAIEASDALLAIERHSGVKPVELHTIRRQDPSLGRDDDERTRIRRYRKAVELAAAGKMGESFERLDKMGAVVACGLGDQADKLAEEYLRLAEENASAVVVSQTWAEVHRVNSRVRDALKSKGLIGAADSVVQALDKLDLTNAQKRDERFYPKDAVVVFNQKVRQAEPGAKGKLAGIVKAGVLVEVGGKFVTVSNKMLTHITVCQSRDVALAEGDRLHLKANRKLASGGRVTNGELVTVKSVRSDGGVELSDGRVLDKSFREFLPGYAVTSYGSQGKTVDYVLFSDSTIKAATNAQQWYVTISRGRRGIRIFTPDKAQLRENVARAGHRPLAMEFASGFPPRRAVRLWDRLHGYLLRFGRRAADNFIRLKLARRRHHQPTQKHEHKITRMLGE